The following are from one region of the Betta splendens chromosome 15, fBetSpl5.4, whole genome shotgun sequence genome:
- the ccdc88ab gene encoding girdin isoform X11, protein MESEVFTPLLEQFMLTPLVCWVKTVGHPTVTDGSKLSEYIELVDGIYLNEIMLEINPKSTVQRTNKKVNNDPTLRIQNLSILIRQIKAYYQESLQQLVMMPLPNVLILGRNPLSEQGLEEMKKLLLLLLGCAVQCEKKEEYIERIQTLDFDTKAAIASHIQEVTHNQENVVDLQWLESGEIPPEDLDSLSRNLAFHLKCLVDERDTQLETIVELTQERDCVQLSPLAPCPTQSPGDSPSMRRTESRQHLSVELADAKAKIRRLRQELEEKSEQLLDTRQELENMEVELKRLQQESYQLLSDARLARAYRDELDSLREKAIRVDKLESELSRYKERVHDIEFYKARVEELKEDNQILMETKTMLEEQLDASRTRSDKLHLLEKENLQLKSKIHDLEMERDLDRKRMEELLEENLVLEMAQKQSVNESLHLGWELEQLSKTPELTEAPQKSLGDEVNELTSSRLLKLEKDNQTLLKTVEELRGASSQDTLAKMSKLSQENQRLTQKLEQLESEVTADRESLRTAESLSTDLMKEKALLEKTLETLRENSERQLKGLEQENKHLGQTVSSLRQRCQVGAEARVKDVEKENRILHESICETTAKLNKMEFERKQLRKELEVTKEKGERAEELEVHLHKLQRENESLQKKVASLGITCEKVISLEKENTELEAEGRRLKKKLDTLKNMAFQLEALEKENAQLEQENLELRRSAESLRSAGVKAVQLEAENRELESEKSQLKRNLELLKASSKKTERLEVSYQGLDTENQRLQKALENSSKKIQQLEAELQEVETENQTLQRNLEELKISSKRLEQLEQENKSLEQESSQLEKDKKLLEKENKRLRQQAEIRDSKLDDGNQRIAALEKENRTMGKEMIFFRDSCTRVKDLERENKELVKLATIDKKTLITLREELVSEKLRTQQMNNDLEKLTHELEKIGLNKERLLHDEGSDDRFKLLETKLESTLKSSLEIKEEKIAALEARLQESSNLNQQLRQELKTVKKNYEALRQREEEERMVQSSPPRGGGDPQSASKWEKESHEATRELLKVKDRLIEVERNNATLQAEKAALRSQLKQLETQSSNLQAQIVAVQRQTASLQENNTTLQTQNAKLQVENSTLSSQSAALMAQNAQLQTQQSSVEGEREGALKDKEELRATYEMLLRDHEKLAALHERQASEYEALIVKHGSLKSSHKNLEQQHRDLEDRYKHLMQRKEDLEELEKSLKEQQDKMAFENQAHQTTADQYKLLKEENDRLNTTYRQLLKDNENLQLDHKNIKSQLNSAKLEQTKLEAEFSKLKEQYQQLDITSTKLTNQCELLSQLKGNLEEENRHLLDQIQTLMLQNRTLLEQTMESKDLFHVEQRQYIDKLNELRRQKEKLEEKIMDQYKFYDPSPPRRRGNWITLKMKKLMKPNKSRERMRSLTLTPSRSEIGDGFLAFPQDSQDSSSIGSGSNSLDDTLTHKKRRRGQQPHAQGQSSSNALKLPFMRNRSKDKDKTKAIYRRSMSMNDLLQTMAVAGGPGGQWVCSSENLDGPEAGDGAITGSSRRSGQRMKELALSTNAIDCATLTLPAAGPVRTRPRLQVKADNASCEDVVGSLDDPKSQDLQVHGSALALWPFPVVCRVPCSICTSRPSSLHSNRTTSSNSNNNSHLTSPLEAKGTLNGSLSRPHSESSGEFSLSLDQEVWSSSGSSPIQQPASSRSSHQSPLQLRKSLDPSTASTGTPDQTQIRKTASPGNEVLSLQQFLDEGIDPAESGSQENLTVDSPRLSTSSERALKERAPTKGRGILRSSSGKAAPVSSERPPRSSGQPGRPTLRKAESTRVRGSASLRSSLSSQGKATSVSERLDSASSTLPRASSVISTAEGTTRRTSIHDLLSKDNRQPVSVDSSPPVAPTKAGVHSQPTTKK, encoded by the exons GAGAGTCTCCAGCAGCTAGTGATGATGCCTCTGCCCAATGTGCTGATCCTGGGCCGTAACCCTCTCTCAG aGCAAGGTCTGGAGGaaatgaagaagctgctgctgctgctattggGCTGTGCTGTTCAG TGTGAAAAGAAGGAAGAGTACATTGAGCGTATACAGACTCTGGATTTTGACACCAAAGCTGCCATAGCATCCCACATCCAAGAG GTGACACACAACCAGGAGAATGTAGTTGACCTGCAGTGGTTAGAAAGTGGGGAAATACCTCCTGAGGATCTGGACAGCCTCTCCAGAAACCTGGCTTTCCATCTCAAATGCCTTGTGGATGAAAGGGACACACAACTGGAG ACGATAGTGGAGCTAACCCAGGAGAGAGACTGCGTGCAGCTGTCTCCACTGGCTCCATGTCCAACCCAGTCTCCTGGTGACTCTCCCAGCATGAGAAGGACTGAAAGCCGCCAGCACCTCTCTGTGGAGCTGGCTGATGCCAAGGCCAAGATCAGACGCCTGCGACAGGAACT GGAGGAGAAGAGTGAGCAGCTCTTGGACACCAGACAGGAGCTTGAGAACATGGAGGTAGAGCTCAAAAGGCTTCAGCAAGAG AGCTACCAGCTGCTGTCGGACGCTCGGTTGGCTCGGGCCTACCGCGACGAACTGGATTCGCTGAGGGAGAAAGCAATTCGTGTGGACAAACTGGAGAGTGAGCTCAGCAGATACAAGGAGAGAGTGCACGACATTGAGTTTTACAAGGCCAGAGTTGAG gagctgaaggaggataACCAGATCTTGATGGAGACTAAGACAATGCTAGAGGAGCAGCTGGATGCTAGCAGGACCCGGTCTGACAAACTGCATCTACTGGAGAAGGAGAATCTGCAGCTTAAATCCAAGATCCATGATCTGGAGATG GAGCGTGACTTGGATCGTAAACGCATGGAGGAGCTTTTGGAGGAGAATCTTGTGCTGGAAATGGCCCAGAAACAGAGTGTAAATGAGTCCCTGCACCTAGGGTGGGAGCTCGAGCAGCTGTCCAAAACACCCGAGTTGACTGAAG CCCCACAGAAGTCTCTGGGTGATGAGGTAAATGAGCTGACCTCCAGTCGCTTGTTGAAGCTGGAGAAAGACAATCAGACACTGCTAAAGACTGTGGAGGAGTTAAGAGGAGCATCCAGCCAGGACACTCTGGCAAAAATGTCCAAATTGAGCCAAGAAAACCAGAGACTGACCCAAAAA TTGGAGCAGTTGGAGAGTGAGGTGACTGCAGACAGAGAGTCACTTCGCACTGCAGAGTCCCTCAGCACTGACCTAATGAAGGAGAAGGCTTTACTGGAGAAAACCCTTGAAACGCTCAGAGAAAATTCTGAGagacag CTGAAGGGTCTGGAGCAGGAGAACAAGCACCTGGGACAGACCGTGTCGTCTTTGCGCCAGCGTTGCCAGGTGGGTGCTGAGGCCCGGGTCAAGGATGTGGAGAAAGAGAATCGCATTCTTCACGAATCCATTTGCGAGACAACTGCCAAACTCAACAAGATGGAGTTTGAAAGAAAACAATTAC GTAAAGAGCTTGAGGTGACGAAGGAAAAAGGTGAGAgggcagaggagctggaagtTCACTTGCATAAACTACAGAGGGAGAACGAGAGCCTTCAGAAGAAAGTTGCCAGTCTCGGAATCACCTGTGAAAAG GTAATCTCTTTGGAGAAGGAGAACACAGAGCTGGAAGCAGAGGGCCGCCGTCTAAAGAAGAAGCTGGATACTCTGAAGAACATGGCATTTCAGCTGGAGGCTCTGGAAAAGGAGAACgctcagctggagcaggagaaccTGGAACTTCGTCGTTCGGCTGAGAGCCTGCGGTCAGCAGGGGTGAAGGCTGTTCAGCTGGAAGCTGAAAACCGGGAGCTTGAGAGTGAGAAGAGTCAGCTGAAGCGCAACCTGGAGCTGCTCAAGGCCTCCtccaaaaagacagagagattaGAG GTGAGTTACCAGGGCCTAGATACTGAAAACCAGCGCTTGCAGAAGGCTTTAGAGAACAGCAGCAAGAAGATCCAGCAgttggaggcagagctgcaggaggtggagactGAGAATCAAACCCTGCAGCGCAACCTGGAGGAGCTCAAAATTTCCAGTAAACgcctggaacagctggagcaAGAG AACAAGAGTCTGGAGCAGGAAAGCTCCCAGCTGGAGAAAGACAAGAAGCTTCTGGAAAAGGAGAACAAGCGGCTGAGGCAGCAGGCTGAGATTCGTGACTCCAAGCTAGATGACGGCAACCAGCGCATCGCTGCACTGGAGAAAGAGAATCGGACGATGGGCAAAGAGATGATCTTCTTTAGGGATTCCTGCACGAGAGTCAAAGACCTGGAGAGGGAGAACAAAGAGTTGGTTAAACTGGCGACTATTGATAAGAAGACCCTAATCACACTCAGAGAG GAGCTTGTGAGTGAGAAGCTGCGCACTCAGCAGATGAATAATGATTTAGAAAAACTAACCCACGAGTTGGAGAAGATTGGACTCAACAAAGAAAGGCTGCTGCATGACGAGGGCTCGGACGACAG GTTTAAACTCCTGGAAACCAAACTGGAATCAACTCTGAAATCATCTTTGGAGATTAAAGAGGAAAAGATCGCTGCCCTAGAAGCCAGACTGCAAGAGTCCTCAAACCTGAACCAGCAACTTCGCCAGGAGCTCAAGACC gTGAAAAAAAATTATGAAGCGCTGCgccagagggaggaagaggagagaatgGTGCAGAGCTCTCCCCCTCGTGGAGGGGGGGACCCTCAGTCTGCCAGTAAATGGGAGAAGGAGAGCCACGAAGCCACCAGGGAACTCCTGAAAGTCAAAGACAGACTCATTGAGGTGGAAAGGAAT AATGCCACATTACAGGCCGAGAAGGCGGCTCTGAGAAGCCAGCTGAAACAACTGGAGACTCAAAGCTCCAACCTGCAAGCCCAGATAGTGGCCGTGCAGCGACAGACTGCCTCCTTACAGGAGAACAATACAACGCTACAGACACAGAACGCCAAgctgcag GTCGAGAACTCTACCCTGAGCTCGCAGAGTGCAGCTCTTATGGCTCAGAATGCCCAGCTACAgacccagcagagcagcgtggAGGGTGAGCGTGAGGGAGCACTAAAAGACAAAGAGGAGCTGAGGGCCACCTATGAGATGCTCCTCCGCGATCACGAGAAACTGGCAGCACTCCACGAGAGGCAGGCGTCCGAGTACGAAGCTCTAATCGTGAAGCACggcagcctgaaaagctcccaCAAGAACCTAGAGCAGCAACACAGGGACTTGGAGGACAG GTACAAGCACCTCATGCAGAGGAAGGAAGACCTGGAGGAGCTAGAAAAAAGCctgaaagagcagcaggacaagATGGCATTTGAGAATCAAGCACACCAaaccacagctgatcagtacaAACTGCTTAAGGAGGAAAATGACAG ATTGAATACTACCTATCGCCAGCTGCTGAAAGACAATGAGAATCTCCAGCTGGACCATAAGAACATAAAGAGCCAATTAAACAGCGCCAAGTTGGAGCAGACCAAGCTGGAGGCAGAGTTCTCAAAACTGAAGGAGCAGTACCAGCAGCTGGACATCACCTCCACCAAGCTCACTAACCAGTGTGAG CTGTTGAGCCAGTTGAAAGgaaacctggaggaggagaatcGCCACCTGTTGGATCAGATTCAGACTTTGATGCTACAGAATCGCACACTACTGGAGCAGACTATGGAGAGCAAAGATCTGTTCCACGTAGAGCAAAGACAATACAT AGACAAATTGAATGAGCTCAGGAGACAGAAGGAGAAACTTGAGGAAAAGATCATGGATCAGTACAAGTTTTATGACCCCTCACCCCCCCGCAG ACGTGGGAACTGGATTACTCtgaagatgaagaagttgatgaagCCAAACAAGAGTCGGGAGAGGATGCGTTCCCTCACGCTGACTCCGTCCCGTTCTGAGATTGGGGACGGTTTTCTTGCTTTTCCACAGGACAGCCAGGACAGCTCCTCTATTGGCTCTGGCTCCAACTCGCTGGatgacacactcacacataagAAGC GGAGGAGAGGGCAGCAGCCCCATGCACAGGGGCAGAGTTCCTCCAATG CTTTAAAGTTGCCTTTCATGAGGAACAGATCCAAGGACAAAGACAAGACCAAGGCCATCTACCGGCGATCCATGT CTATGAATGACCTGCTGCAGACCATGGCAGTGGCCGGGGGTCCAGGGGGGCAGTGGGTTTGCAGCAGTGAGAACCTTGACGGTCCTGAAGCTGGAGACGGTGCCATTAccggcagcagcaggcgcagcggACAGCGCATGAAAGAACTGGCCCTTTCCACCAACGCCATCGACTGCGCCACCCTCACCCTGCCCGCCGCAGGGCCCGTCAGGACTAGGCCCCGgcttcaggtcaaag cAGATAACGCGTCCTGTGAGGATGTTGTCGGCTCTCTTGATGACCCCAAGAGTCAAG ACCTGCAGGTTCATGGCAGTGCTCTGGCTTTGTGGCCGTTCCCTGTTGTGTGCAGAGTGCCCTGTAGCATCTGTA CCTCCAGACCTTCCAGTCTCCATAGCAACAGGACTACCAGTAGTAATAGTAACAATAACTCCCACCTCACTTCTCCTCTGGAGGCCAAAG GCACGCTGAACGGCAGCCTCAGCAGGCCTCACAGCGAAAGCAGCGGCGAGTTCAGCCTGAGTTTAGACCAAGAGGTGTGgtccagcagcggcagcagccccATCCAGCAGCCCgcctcctcacgctcctcccACCAAAGCCCCCTACAGCTGCGCAAGTCCCTGGACCCATCCACCGCCAGCACAGGGACCCCCGACCAGACCCAGATCAGGAAGACGGCATCACCAGGCAACGAGGTGCTCTCCCTGCAGCAGTTCCTGGATGAGGGTATTGATCCTGCAGAG TCTGGCAGTCAAGAGAACCTCACCGTGGACTCCCCTCGATTATCCACCTCGTCTGAGCGCGCGTTGAAAGAACGCGCTCCCACGAAGGGCCGGGGCATTTTGCGCTCGTCCAGTGGTAAAGCAGCGCCGGTCAGCTCCGAGCGCCCCCCGAGGTCCTCAGGACAGCCGGGGCGCCCCACCCTGCGGAAGGCGGAGAGTACTCGGGTCAGAGGCTCTGCCTCGCTCCGCTCCAGCCTGTCCTCCCAGGGCAAAGCCACGTCAGTGTCCGAACGCCTGGACTCCGCTTCGTCCACGCTCCCCCGCGCCAGCAGCGTCATCTCCACAGCTGAAGGCACCACGCGGCGGACCAGCATCCACGACCTGCTGTCTAAGGACAACCGGCAGCCCGTGTCAGTTGActcttctcctcctgttgctCCCACCAAGGCTGGAGTCCACTCCCAGCCTACAACCA AGAAATAG
- the ccdc88ab gene encoding girdin isoform X10: MESEVFTPLLEQFMLTPLVCWVKTVGHPTVTDGSKLSEYIELVDGIYLNEIMLEINPKSTVQRTNKKVNNDPTLRIQNLSILIRQIKAYYQESLQQLVMMPLPNVLILGRNPLSEQGLEEMKKLLLLLLGCAVQCEKKEEYIERIQTLDFDTKAAIASHIQEVTHNQENVVDLQWLESGEIPPEDLDSLSRNLAFHLKCLVDERDTQLETIVELTQERDCVQLSPLAPCPTQSPGDSPSMRRTESRQHLSVELADAKAKIRRLRQELEEKSEQLLDTRQELENMEVELKRLQQESYQLLSDARLARAYRDELDSLREKAIRVDKLESELSRYKERVHDIEFYKARVEELKEDNQILMETKTMLEEQLDASRTRSDKLHLLEKENLQLKSKIHDLEMERDLDRKRMEELLEENLVLEMAQKQSVNESLHLGWELEQLSKTPELTEAPQKSLGDEVNELTSSRLLKLEKDNQTLLKTVEELRGASSQDTLAKMSKLSQENQRLTQKLEQLESEVTADRESLRTAESLSTDLMKEKALLEKTLETLRENSERQLKGLEQENKHLGQTVSSLRQRCQVGAEARVKDVEKENRILHESICETTAKLNKMEFERKQLRKELEVTKEKGERAEELEVHLHKLQRENESLQKKVASLGITCEKVISLEKENTELEAEGRRLKKKLDTLKNMAFQLEALEKENAQLEQENLELRRSAESLRSAGVKAVQLEAENRELESEKSQLKRNLELLKASSKKTERLEVSYQGLDTENQRLQKALENSSKKIQQLEAELQEVETENQTLQRNLEELKISSKRLEQLEQENKSLEQESSQLEKDKKLLEKENKRLRQQAEIRDSKLDDGNQRIAALEKENRTMGKEMIFFRDSCTRVKDLERENKELVKLATIDKKTLITLREELVSEKLRTQQMNNDLEKLTHELEKIGLNKERLLHDEGSDDRFKLLETKLESTLKSSLEIKEEKIAALEARLQESSNLNQQLRQELKTVKKNYEALRQREEEERMVQSSPPRGGGDPQSASKWEKESHEATRELLKVKDRLIEVERNNATLQAEKAALRSQLKQLETQSSNLQAQIVAVQRQTASLQENNTTLQTQNAKLQVENSTLSSQSAALMAQNAQLQTQQSSVEGEREGALKDKEELRATYEMLLRDHEKLAALHERQASEYEALIVKHGSLKSSHKNLEQQHRDLEDRYKHLMQRKEDLEELEKSLKEQQDKMAFENQAHQTTADQYKLLKEENDRLNTTYRQLLKDNENLQLDHKNIKSQLNSAKLEQTKLEAEFSKLKEQYQQLDITSTKLTNQCELLSQLKGNLEEENRHLLDQIQTLMLQNRTLLEQTMESKDLFHVEQRQYIDKLNELRRQKEKLEEKIMDQYKFYDPSPPRRRGNWITLKMKKLMKPNKSRERMRSLTLTPSRSEIGDGFLAFPQDSQDSSSIGSGSNSLDDTLTHKKRRRGQQPHAQGQSSSNALKLPFMRNRSKDKDKTKAIYRRSMSMNDLLQTMAVAGGPGGQWVCSSENLDGPEAGDGAITGSSRRSGQRMKELALSTNAIDCATLTLPAAGPVRTRPRLQVKADNASCEDVVGSLDDPKSQDLQVHGSALALWPFPVVCRVPCSICTSRPSSLHSNRTTSSNSNNNSHLTSPLEAKGTLNGSLSRPHSESSGEFSLSLDQEVWSSSGSSPIQQPASSRSSHQSPLQLRKSLDPSTASTGTPDQTQIRKTASPGNEVLSLQQFLDEGIDPAESGSQENLTVDSPRLSTSSERALKERAPTKGRGILRSSSGKAAPVSSERPPRSSGQPGRPTLRKAESTRVRGSASLRSSLSSQGKATSVSERLDSASSTLPRASSVISTAEGTTRRTSIHDLLSKDNRQPVSVDSSPPVAPTKAGVHSQPTTNVEGRESKSRSGESQQSC, translated from the exons GAGAGTCTCCAGCAGCTAGTGATGATGCCTCTGCCCAATGTGCTGATCCTGGGCCGTAACCCTCTCTCAG aGCAAGGTCTGGAGGaaatgaagaagctgctgctgctgctattggGCTGTGCTGTTCAG TGTGAAAAGAAGGAAGAGTACATTGAGCGTATACAGACTCTGGATTTTGACACCAAAGCTGCCATAGCATCCCACATCCAAGAG GTGACACACAACCAGGAGAATGTAGTTGACCTGCAGTGGTTAGAAAGTGGGGAAATACCTCCTGAGGATCTGGACAGCCTCTCCAGAAACCTGGCTTTCCATCTCAAATGCCTTGTGGATGAAAGGGACACACAACTGGAG ACGATAGTGGAGCTAACCCAGGAGAGAGACTGCGTGCAGCTGTCTCCACTGGCTCCATGTCCAACCCAGTCTCCTGGTGACTCTCCCAGCATGAGAAGGACTGAAAGCCGCCAGCACCTCTCTGTGGAGCTGGCTGATGCCAAGGCCAAGATCAGACGCCTGCGACAGGAACT GGAGGAGAAGAGTGAGCAGCTCTTGGACACCAGACAGGAGCTTGAGAACATGGAGGTAGAGCTCAAAAGGCTTCAGCAAGAG AGCTACCAGCTGCTGTCGGACGCTCGGTTGGCTCGGGCCTACCGCGACGAACTGGATTCGCTGAGGGAGAAAGCAATTCGTGTGGACAAACTGGAGAGTGAGCTCAGCAGATACAAGGAGAGAGTGCACGACATTGAGTTTTACAAGGCCAGAGTTGAG gagctgaaggaggataACCAGATCTTGATGGAGACTAAGACAATGCTAGAGGAGCAGCTGGATGCTAGCAGGACCCGGTCTGACAAACTGCATCTACTGGAGAAGGAGAATCTGCAGCTTAAATCCAAGATCCATGATCTGGAGATG GAGCGTGACTTGGATCGTAAACGCATGGAGGAGCTTTTGGAGGAGAATCTTGTGCTGGAAATGGCCCAGAAACAGAGTGTAAATGAGTCCCTGCACCTAGGGTGGGAGCTCGAGCAGCTGTCCAAAACACCCGAGTTGACTGAAG CCCCACAGAAGTCTCTGGGTGATGAGGTAAATGAGCTGACCTCCAGTCGCTTGTTGAAGCTGGAGAAAGACAATCAGACACTGCTAAAGACTGTGGAGGAGTTAAGAGGAGCATCCAGCCAGGACACTCTGGCAAAAATGTCCAAATTGAGCCAAGAAAACCAGAGACTGACCCAAAAA TTGGAGCAGTTGGAGAGTGAGGTGACTGCAGACAGAGAGTCACTTCGCACTGCAGAGTCCCTCAGCACTGACCTAATGAAGGAGAAGGCTTTACTGGAGAAAACCCTTGAAACGCTCAGAGAAAATTCTGAGagacag CTGAAGGGTCTGGAGCAGGAGAACAAGCACCTGGGACAGACCGTGTCGTCTTTGCGCCAGCGTTGCCAGGTGGGTGCTGAGGCCCGGGTCAAGGATGTGGAGAAAGAGAATCGCATTCTTCACGAATCCATTTGCGAGACAACTGCCAAACTCAACAAGATGGAGTTTGAAAGAAAACAATTAC GTAAAGAGCTTGAGGTGACGAAGGAAAAAGGTGAGAgggcagaggagctggaagtTCACTTGCATAAACTACAGAGGGAGAACGAGAGCCTTCAGAAGAAAGTTGCCAGTCTCGGAATCACCTGTGAAAAG GTAATCTCTTTGGAGAAGGAGAACACAGAGCTGGAAGCAGAGGGCCGCCGTCTAAAGAAGAAGCTGGATACTCTGAAGAACATGGCATTTCAGCTGGAGGCTCTGGAAAAGGAGAACgctcagctggagcaggagaaccTGGAACTTCGTCGTTCGGCTGAGAGCCTGCGGTCAGCAGGGGTGAAGGCTGTTCAGCTGGAAGCTGAAAACCGGGAGCTTGAGAGTGAGAAGAGTCAGCTGAAGCGCAACCTGGAGCTGCTCAAGGCCTCCtccaaaaagacagagagattaGAG GTGAGTTACCAGGGCCTAGATACTGAAAACCAGCGCTTGCAGAAGGCTTTAGAGAACAGCAGCAAGAAGATCCAGCAgttggaggcagagctgcaggaggtggagactGAGAATCAAACCCTGCAGCGCAACCTGGAGGAGCTCAAAATTTCCAGTAAACgcctggaacagctggagcaAGAG AACAAGAGTCTGGAGCAGGAAAGCTCCCAGCTGGAGAAAGACAAGAAGCTTCTGGAAAAGGAGAACAAGCGGCTGAGGCAGCAGGCTGAGATTCGTGACTCCAAGCTAGATGACGGCAACCAGCGCATCGCTGCACTGGAGAAAGAGAATCGGACGATGGGCAAAGAGATGATCTTCTTTAGGGATTCCTGCACGAGAGTCAAAGACCTGGAGAGGGAGAACAAAGAGTTGGTTAAACTGGCGACTATTGATAAGAAGACCCTAATCACACTCAGAGAG GAGCTTGTGAGTGAGAAGCTGCGCACTCAGCAGATGAATAATGATTTAGAAAAACTAACCCACGAGTTGGAGAAGATTGGACTCAACAAAGAAAGGCTGCTGCATGACGAGGGCTCGGACGACAG GTTTAAACTCCTGGAAACCAAACTGGAATCAACTCTGAAATCATCTTTGGAGATTAAAGAGGAAAAGATCGCTGCCCTAGAAGCCAGACTGCAAGAGTCCTCAAACCTGAACCAGCAACTTCGCCAGGAGCTCAAGACC gTGAAAAAAAATTATGAAGCGCTGCgccagagggaggaagaggagagaatgGTGCAGAGCTCTCCCCCTCGTGGAGGGGGGGACCCTCAGTCTGCCAGTAAATGGGAGAAGGAGAGCCACGAAGCCACCAGGGAACTCCTGAAAGTCAAAGACAGACTCATTGAGGTGGAAAGGAAT AATGCCACATTACAGGCCGAGAAGGCGGCTCTGAGAAGCCAGCTGAAACAACTGGAGACTCAAAGCTCCAACCTGCAAGCCCAGATAGTGGCCGTGCAGCGACAGACTGCCTCCTTACAGGAGAACAATACAACGCTACAGACACAGAACGCCAAgctgcag GTCGAGAACTCTACCCTGAGCTCGCAGAGTGCAGCTCTTATGGCTCAGAATGCCCAGCTACAgacccagcagagcagcgtggAGGGTGAGCGTGAGGGAGCACTAAAAGACAAAGAGGAGCTGAGGGCCACCTATGAGATGCTCCTCCGCGATCACGAGAAACTGGCAGCACTCCACGAGAGGCAGGCGTCCGAGTACGAAGCTCTAATCGTGAAGCACggcagcctgaaaagctcccaCAAGAACCTAGAGCAGCAACACAGGGACTTGGAGGACAG GTACAAGCACCTCATGCAGAGGAAGGAAGACCTGGAGGAGCTAGAAAAAAGCctgaaagagcagcaggacaagATGGCATTTGAGAATCAAGCACACCAaaccacagctgatcagtacaAACTGCTTAAGGAGGAAAATGACAG ATTGAATACTACCTATCGCCAGCTGCTGAAAGACAATGAGAATCTCCAGCTGGACCATAAGAACATAAAGAGCCAATTAAACAGCGCCAAGTTGGAGCAGACCAAGCTGGAGGCAGAGTTCTCAAAACTGAAGGAGCAGTACCAGCAGCTGGACATCACCTCCACCAAGCTCACTAACCAGTGTGAG CTGTTGAGCCAGTTGAAAGgaaacctggaggaggagaatcGCCACCTGTTGGATCAGATTCAGACTTTGATGCTACAGAATCGCACACTACTGGAGCAGACTATGGAGAGCAAAGATCTGTTCCACGTAGAGCAAAGACAATACAT AGACAAATTGAATGAGCTCAGGAGACAGAAGGAGAAACTTGAGGAAAAGATCATGGATCAGTACAAGTTTTATGACCCCTCACCCCCCCGCAG ACGTGGGAACTGGATTACTCtgaagatgaagaagttgatgaagCCAAACAAGAGTCGGGAGAGGATGCGTTCCCTCACGCTGACTCCGTCCCGTTCTGAGATTGGGGACGGTTTTCTTGCTTTTCCACAGGACAGCCAGGACAGCTCCTCTATTGGCTCTGGCTCCAACTCGCTGGatgacacactcacacataagAAGC GGAGGAGAGGGCAGCAGCCCCATGCACAGGGGCAGAGTTCCTCCAATG CTTTAAAGTTGCCTTTCATGAGGAACAGATCCAAGGACAAAGACAAGACCAAGGCCATCTACCGGCGATCCATGT CTATGAATGACCTGCTGCAGACCATGGCAGTGGCCGGGGGTCCAGGGGGGCAGTGGGTTTGCAGCAGTGAGAACCTTGACGGTCCTGAAGCTGGAGACGGTGCCATTAccggcagcagcaggcgcagcggACAGCGCATGAAAGAACTGGCCCTTTCCACCAACGCCATCGACTGCGCCACCCTCACCCTGCCCGCCGCAGGGCCCGTCAGGACTAGGCCCCGgcttcaggtcaaag cAGATAACGCGTCCTGTGAGGATGTTGTCGGCTCTCTTGATGACCCCAAGAGTCAAG ACCTGCAGGTTCATGGCAGTGCTCTGGCTTTGTGGCCGTTCCCTGTTGTGTGCAGAGTGCCCTGTAGCATCTGTA CCTCCAGACCTTCCAGTCTCCATAGCAACAGGACTACCAGTAGTAATAGTAACAATAACTCCCACCTCACTTCTCCTCTGGAGGCCAAAG GCACGCTGAACGGCAGCCTCAGCAGGCCTCACAGCGAAAGCAGCGGCGAGTTCAGCCTGAGTTTAGACCAAGAGGTGTGgtccagcagcggcagcagccccATCCAGCAGCCCgcctcctcacgctcctcccACCAAAGCCCCCTACAGCTGCGCAAGTCCCTGGACCCATCCACCGCCAGCACAGGGACCCCCGACCAGACCCAGATCAGGAAGACGGCATCACCAGGCAACGAGGTGCTCTCCCTGCAGCAGTTCCTGGATGAGGGTATTGATCCTGCAGAG TCTGGCAGTCAAGAGAACCTCACCGTGGACTCCCCTCGATTATCCACCTCGTCTGAGCGCGCGTTGAAAGAACGCGCTCCCACGAAGGGCCGGGGCATTTTGCGCTCGTCCAGTGGTAAAGCAGCGCCGGTCAGCTCCGAGCGCCCCCCGAGGTCCTCAGGACAGCCGGGGCGCCCCACCCTGCGGAAGGCGGAGAGTACTCGGGTCAGAGGCTCTGCCTCGCTCCGCTCCAGCCTGTCCTCCCAGGGCAAAGCCACGTCAGTGTCCGAACGCCTGGACTCCGCTTCGTCCACGCTCCCCCGCGCCAGCAGCGTCATCTCCACAGCTGAAGGCACCACGCGGCGGACCAGCATCCACGACCTGCTGTCTAAGGACAACCGGCAGCCCGTGTCAGTTGActcttctcctcctgttgctCCCACCAAGGCTGGAGTCCACTCCCAGCCTACAACCA ATGTGGAGGGCAGAGAGTCTAAAAGCAGGAGCGGGGAGTCGCAGCAAAGCTGCTAA